The Argopecten irradians isolate NY chromosome 6, Ai_NY, whole genome shotgun sequence genome has a window encoding:
- the LOC138324950 gene encoding uncharacterized protein, producing MKITITSSMSISKLTLPPYIHNLPDRRYIEQYAFGIQDADVMLTLNKITRPGDNVIYTRPPKSYQCDGFPANTNIKNSMICNITDSNFDWLLEHGDNLTATVTAKSGGYRYITNQNTNTRDRTEYYIGRTATKHMQYMFDFHFPRHCSENNSCSHHESPLHLSTDISKEPVTISWDGWIDDLSGVNKYTIDVYKLGPDSRTGELTEINTNHSLSTIQVNVTEPFLFTHRMESVCIVFYWR from the exons atgaaaattactataacATCGTCAATGTCTATTTCGAAGCTGACTTTACCTCCTTACATCCATAACCTACCGGATCGGAGATATATCGAGCAGTATGCGTTCGGCATACAGGACGCTGACGTAATGTTAACTCTCAATAAAATTACACGCCCAG gCGACAATGTGATATACACACGACCACCGAAAAGCTACCAATGTGATGGCTTCCCTGCAAACACCAATATAAAAAACAGTATGATCTGCAACATCACAGACTCaaattttgattggctattGGAGCATGGAGATAA CTTAACTGCCACAGTTACCGCGAAGAGTGGTGGGTATAGATACATCACAAACCAAAACACTAATACCCGGGATAGGACCGAGTATTATATAGGGAGGACAGCGACAAAACACATGCAGTACATGTTTGACTTCCATTTCCCTAGACACTGTAGTGAAAACAACAGCTGTTCCCACCACGAGTCCCCACTACACCTCTCTACAGACATCAGTAAG GAGCCAGTCACCATCAGCTGGGACGGCTGGATAGACGATCTTTCTGGTGTCAACAAGTATACAATTGATGTGTACAAGCTGGGGCCAGATAGCAGGACAGGGGAACTAACTGAAATAAACACAAACCACTCTTTGTCTACTATACAGGTGAATGTAACTGAGCCATTCCTGTTTACGCACCGAATGGAATCGGTATGTATAGTATTCTACTGGAGGTAG
- the LOC138326206 gene encoding tyrosine-protein kinase CSK-like codes for MKWLGLTNVLRTRFSIKIIHCHLAARNILLTSSHDAKVAGFGPTKDTVQDGDTGKEKVPIKWMAPECMTSLKQATLESDCETPYPEIRSMEVATKHYEIMKNCWQDKKSSRPKFSAIVQEISSTFRSKWWADYYHTQ; via the exons ATGAAATGGCTTGGATTAACTAACGTCTTAAGGACTCGGTTCTCTATTAAGATTATCCATTGCCACTTGGCTGCCAGGAATATTCTTCTAACATCAAGTCACGATGCCAAAGTTGCCGGATTTGGACCAACAAAAGACACCGTGCAAGATGGAGATACAGGGAAG GAAAAGGTGCCAATCAAATGGATGGCTCCAGaatgtatgacgtcattgaAACAGGCGACCCTAGAGAGTGATT GTGAGACGCCGTACCCTGAAATACGGAGTATGGAGGTGGCCACGAAG CATTACGAGATAATGAAGAACTGCTGGCAGGATAAAAAGTCATCACGGCCAAAGTTCTCTGCCATTGTACAGGAGATCAGCAGTACCTTCAGGTCAAAGTGGTGGGCAGATTACTATCACACTCAGTGA